A genomic stretch from Candidatus Zixiibacteriota bacterium includes:
- a CDS encoding chemotaxis response regulator protein-glutamate methylesterase, producing RLNGISHLHVKEAEHGEPIVAGAAYVAPGDKHMTIRKWGSQAEVQLSDEPTNVLHKPSVDVMMNSVADVFGGRTLGVIMTGMGSDGVNGLRNIKSKGGKVIAQNENSCVVYGMPRAAVEGGLADKVVALERIATEIGSYF from the coding sequence CGCCTCAACGGCATCTCGCATCTGCATGTCAAAGAAGCCGAACATGGCGAACCGATCGTGGCCGGGGCCGCCTATGTCGCTCCGGGCGACAAGCACATGACGATTCGCAAGTGGGGCTCTCAGGCCGAGGTACAGCTTTCGGATGAGCCGACTAATGTCTTGCATAAACCGTCTGTGGATGTTATGATGAACTCCGTGGCCGACGTCTTCGGAGGAAGGACACTGGGTGTGATCATGACCGGGATGGGATCCGACGGGGTCAATGGCCTCAGGAACATTAAAAGTAAAGGGGGCAAGGTTATTGCGCAGAATGAAAATTCATGCGTTGTCTATGGAATGCCGCGGGCCGCAGTGGAAGGCGGTCTGGCTGATAAGGTGGTCGCCCTGGAGAGAATCGCGACCGAAATCGGCAGTTACTTTTAG